AATACCGGAACCACCACGGCTGCTTCCGTGAAAAACAATCCTCCCGGTTCGAGCGTTAGCTCCGTTTCTGCAACCAATTCAGGTTCCGAAACTTCCGCAAAACCCAAAAAAAAGAAAAAAGGAAAAGACGATGTTCCCGATCCGTCGGAAGCCCCTTTCCAAAGAGGAAAGGCATTCCTTGCACGTAACCAAAAGAAAAATGCGGAAACCGAATTCACCGAATCTTATTCCAAGGAAGGAAAAAAAGTAGATCCTTCCCGAACGGAAAACACCAACTTATTCGGGTTAGATTCCAAAGACAAAGAGGGAACGGGGCTCGTAGAAAAAATAGAAGACCCGGATGCAAAAATCAAATCTCAGTTTGAATTAGCACGCTCTTTGGATCGGATGAACCAACCTGAGTCGGAAGAAAAAGCTTATAAAGAATATTTGAAGTTAGTTACTTCATTTCCGGTTCATCCCGAACTTACACCTCGCACTCATCTTGCCATTGCGGTTTTACTTTTCCGAAAACAGGAATATCGTCCGGCATTACACCATTTGGTAAAGTTGATCAAAGAATTCAAAGATTCGAAAGATAGACCGACTGCGTACTATTATGCGGGACGGATCTATGAAAGCGCTTGGGTCGAAAGGGATTTGGAAAGAGCTAAAAAATACTACGATCTCTATTTACAGGAATCGGAAAATAAAGAACTCGTCCCGGGCAACGATTTCAGAAAAGATGCCAAAGAAAGAAGACGATTGATTGAAGTTCCGCTTGGGATTTAAGCGATCGCTACGTTGACTTCAATCCGTCCGAACTTGGAATACAAGTTGATGGAGAGAGTCGGTTTTTTATTGAACCGAACCGAAGTGGTTTTCGATTCCTGGATGTTAGGTGTAGTGATCTCTACGGATTGACCGGCGGATGTGAATATATTCATCGCATTACCGGTTGTCATGTTCGCAATTTCACCTAAGATGTCTTTGTATTCGTTTTGCACATCTTCATCGGAAAGTCCTGGCACCAATTTGCGGGACATCTTATACGCTGCATCGTAATTCATGCTGTAAACGACTTCACCGCTGAAAGAACCTACAACTCCGATCACAATCGCTAACTCATGTGAGGGGGCAGGGCTATCCTTGATGGCGATCTTCCCTCGGATTAAATCTTGCTGCAGTACATCGCGAAAAACGATGGTGGCAGCTTCCAGGAAGGGATTGATAAAGTCGGCTTTGATTTGCATTATTCTACGGAGAGTGCCTTTTGCTTCTCGATGTTGTATTCTCCTGAGAGGGACTGGTTTATTTCAAGAAAAAAGCTAAGAAGTTGTCTTTGTTTTATAAAATCAGCCATCTGGTTCTCTTCTTTTTGGGGAAGAGGAGCTTGCGGAGTGTTGGAGAGGGTGAAATCCCCAAATTCTACATAAATTTGTTTGTCGTTGTCTGTAAAAGGGCCTGTCACTTTTTTCTTACCGAAAGGATTGGACGAAAGTTCTTCCCAAAATTTAGGGTCGCTTGCCAAATGATAGGTCGTTCCTTTCGAGGATTTTACCTGTTTTAAGTCTCCCAGAAAGGTCGCCGGGATGGTTTCGATCGGTTGACCGACTTCTTTAGAAATGGTTTCCAGAGCGTTTTCCGCACTAGACAGCGATTGAATGCGCTTTTTCCAAATTTCCAATTCTTTTCTTTTGCGATCAAATTTGAGCTTGGAAGTCAGGATGGATTTTCTGGATTCGAAACTAGGAATATTTCCTGAGGAATCTTTGGAGAGATTTCCCTCTTTTTTTTCCTTTTCATACTCTGCGAGCAAATCTGCGTCCGGGATTTGGATCTTGGATTCCAATTGGTTCAGAAGATTGACTTCCGTAAAAGAAAGGATGCGAAAGGAAATTTTTGCCGACTTTGCTTCCGTATCGATTTGTTTTTCAGCGGAAGTAGGATTCCATTTTTGTTCTAAGAATACAGGGAAAAGGGACATTCCTGTAGCGGAATCCACACGGTAGTTCATAGGAGCGGAGTTTAGGATCTGTTGGTAAATTTGAGAAAGACTTCTTGTGTCTTCTTCTCCGTATCCTGCTTGAGAAGATGATTCTTTGTGAATTTGACGGGCTTGGTTGGAGAGTTCCCGTTTGATGCTGATTTCGGAAACTTTGTATCCTACCGCAGTTGCAATATCATTTGCCACATAAAGTTCTCGTATGGTGGAGAACGCGCAGGACTGAATCATTTCGGGATTGGAAGCCATTTCTTTGGAATACTGTTGGTATCTATAATAACAGTCTCTTCGTGCCGCATTGAAATAATCGATGGGAACCGATCTGCCTGCAATCGAGCCGGCCTTTGTAGAAGACTGACCGGTAAGTGCGCCTATAAAACTTTGTTCTGCGTCGCCCGGCAGAAACGTAACAATCAACATACCAACCAGAATGAATAAAAACAGACCGACAAGTCCTCTAATGACTTTGTCTTTGAGGGAACTAGGCTCTTCTTCGAACATAAGGGAAGGGTTTCCCATCGCTTAGGCTTGTAAAGAAAAAATGTAATTAAGAGATTCGGCAAAAGGGAAGATAATCAAACTGATATGTTGTATGCAGCCTTCGGGATGATTTTGGTTGGGGTTCTTTGTTTTCTGTACGTATCTCTCAGCCCCAAATCGCAAAAAAATGACCAAAATACCAAACGATCCCGTCCGGACCAAAGGGATTTTGCGGGGAGCGGGTACAGTTCTGCCTATAGAAGAACTCCTCCTTCTACCGTTTCCCCTCAATTGGATGAAAGAATTCGGAGAGAAAGGGAAATTGCAGACCGTAGGCCAGCCTGGGAAGAACCAAGCCTGAGTTATGCGCGTAGTCCCGAACCCAAACCTTCCGTTGTGGAAAAAGCCACGATTTTGCAAGAAACGGGAGAAGGTCTTTCCGAGATTTTACCGCCCGAGCCTGCCAAAATAGTTCAATTCGAAATGGATGGAATTTTATATTTCGATCATTCCGGAAAAATTCCTTTCGGATCCAAGGACTTGGGTGACTCCGATACAAGTGAAGAAGATCTGCGTAATTTCAAAAGAGTCGGTTCTGCGATTTTAAAAGAAGAAGACGGAAAATTCGTTTTTTATTCGGGTAATGCGAGTTATACATATCAATCCCAGGATCTGGAACAAGTTGTATTTTACGACCAAGGATTTGTATTTTTATTGAAAGACGGAAAAGCGGCAAAGCCCGTTTATTTTACAAATCATTTGGACCAGTTCAAAGACTTTCTCACCCAAGCTACAACCATCTAACACTTACTTGGCATTTCCGGTTTTTAGGTCCCGAAATTTATTGACCGAATTCGGTTTTGAAATACAGTTTTGGAAAATGGAAGCATCTCTCGGCAGAAAGGCAGTCGTATTTCTAGTTGCACTGTATTTTGCCGATTGTTCTCCCGTTGCTTTGGAAAATATCTGTGACCCCATAGGTGGACGTTACAGGAATTTCGTTTTCATAAAATCCCTATTGGACAACGGTGATTCGTTCTGTGGAAAGACTTTTCTGCAAACACCTCCCTCGGCCTTACGTTATCCCGGTTCCCCTTCTTCTTTTGCAAATGGTAGCGTTATTTCGCTTTCTCCTTCCGTTACGGGAAACGGGCTTACATTTTCCATCCTACCTGCTTTGCCGGAAGGTGTTTCCATCGGAACGGGAAACGGTGTTATCTCGGGAACTTACTCTAGTTATGCGGGTTTGGCTCAGACTTATACGGTAAAGGCATCGAATTCGGGAGGGAGTGTGAGTTATAGTTTCAGTTTGACTTTTTTCGGAAAGCCCCCTCTGAAAACGGGCCAGACTCAATGTTGGGACGGAAGCGGTACTTCGGATAGCAATTGTTCTCTGGCTTCCTCTTCCGGACAGGACGGAAAATTGCAAAACGGAACTACTCCCAGTTTCACTTCCGCAACTTTGGTGAACTCTTCGGATTATATCACCACAGACAATAACACCGGTTTTGTGTGGAAAACCTGCAATGAAAACGTTCCTTTTATTGCCTCCAGCTGTGATGTTCCTTCCGGTGCTGCCGATCTTACCTGGGTCGGCGCGGGCACTTCCTGCGCCTCTTTGGACTCCGGCAACGGTTATGCGAATAAAAAAGGATGGAAACTTGCATCCGTTAAGGAACTCAGTACGATCGTAAATTATTTTACGATCCCCGCAACCTACAGCGCTTTTTTTCCCGGAGCTGCAGGGGGAGGGCAATGGACAAGAGATTCTTTTGCGATGTCTCCTTCAACAGATGCATGGTATCTTTCCCTTTCGGAGGGTGTTACGGGAAGAACTTCGCAAGCAAATACGAACCGGGCCCGTTGTGTTCAAGGAGGAAATATACCTCAGGAAATGTTTCGTGACAACGGAGATGAAACTGTAACGGATATCAATACGGGACTCGTGTGGCAGAAATGTGGTATGGGCCTTTCCGGCAGTGTGTGCCAAACGGTAGTTAGTTCCACTTCCATGATATGGAGTTCCGCATTAAATGCCTGTAACACTCTTTCACTATCCAATAGAATCTGGAGGCTTCCTTCCGTATCCGAACTCAAATCAATCGTTAATTTTACAAATACTTCGGTGCCGATCAATACGACTTATTTTCCCGGCGTTACCGCTACGACAGGATATTGGACTTCCACTACGGTATCGGCTTCCGTAACGGAAGCTTGGGTGGTTCATATGAATGTGGGTTCGGAAAACCTTCTGAAAAACGACGCAAATAAAGCGAGCTCCTATAATGTCCGCTGCGTATCCACCGGGCCGTGATCGTCCCGAGGAAAACAAAACTCTAATTATATGCTTAATCACGAGCCCGCGTCTTCCGTTCTAAAAATTAAACATCTCACAGGAGAGTCTTCGATCATGATTCGAATCATCGTTTCATTCACCTTGATAAGTTTTGCCCTTTCCGCGCAAACAAACACGAACTCAAATAAAAAAGGTATTGATGCCTTATACAAAAAGGATTACCCGAAGGCGATTGAGTATTTTTCGGAAACACTTAAGCATTCTCCAACGGACGCTTTTGCCAATTATAACTTGGCTTGTACATATTCGATCCTGTTGAGTCAATGCGAGGATGTAAAAGATGAAAATGAAATTTATAAGTTGTTGCAAAAGGCGATTAAAAGCAAACCCGCTTATAAAAACAAACTTTTGAACGATCAGGATTTGGAAATACTGCGAGGAAGATATAAATTCAATGAAATTGCAGGTATAACAAAAAGGAATATTTTAACGAAGGTTACTTGGTACGGCCCGAGTCCAGGTGCTTACGGCCCGTTGGACCAATTTTCGTTTTTTGAGGATGGAACTTTTGTTTATACGAAAAAATTATTTGATGAGGGAGCACTTGCGCAAGAATCGTATAGCGGAAGTTATTCTTGGGAGACCGATAGTAAATTCCAAATTCAGTTCAAAGAAAAATCACCTCTATCCGGGGAGGCGCAAAAGCAAAAATTCCAGAGAGTCAAGTATTCTGAAGGAATACTTGAAATACAAGGTTTTGAACATTCTTTTTCAGATAGCAGCGATCGATGTTCCGCCTGAATGCTCGAAATGACGTAACGTTTGTTATGTTTTATTCTCCGTTTTCGGAGGAATTTTATTGACAACATATGAAAACAGGTTAATATCTGTTTTCTCTTTGGAATATCCGATATGAATCGATCCAGCTTAAAAACAATTCTACTGATTACAATTGCAGCAACTGCGATTCTGCTTACCGTTTGTATTTCGGCATTTGCCTATACTACCGCCACGGAATATGTAAAAGATGCCTACGTAGACGAAATCAAGCAGATTGCAAGGCTTTCCGGTGACAGGGTAGATCAGTTTTTTAAAAACCAGGAGGATTTGGCGGAATTTATTTCTTCCAATCCGGTCGTTATCAGTGCCGTTGAAACCAGGACTGCAAAAACTCTGAATGAGATCCTTGCCGTTCTTTTTCAGAAAATGAAGGTGTACGAAAATGTTTTCATTTCGACTCCCGAATCCAATCCCTTGATCTTTGCCGATTCCACGGGAAAAGCATTGGGATTTCGTTGGGGGGGACAAAACTTCGACGATAATATAAAACAGACGTTAGCCGGGAATGTGTTCTTGAGCAAAGTGGGAGCTTCTCCCGTGACGGGAGAGCCTGTTGCTTTACTTACCGTTCCGATCAAAAGAGGAGACAAAGTAATCGCCATCCTGGGGCTTTCCTTGTCGCTTTCTTCGGTTACGGGAGAACTTGTTTCGCGTGTTAAAATCGGAACCGACGGATTTATCACAATCACCGGATTTGACGGAACAGTGGTTGCTCATCCGGACAAATCCCTGATATTGAAATTTAACGCGAGTAATACGGATTGGGGAAAAAAACTTCTGGCTATGAAATCGGGTGAGTCCATGGAGTATTTTTTCAAAAAAGCGAAAATCGCTTCGATCTATAGATTGGAAAACCGTCAGATATCCGTAATGGCTGTTATGTCCAAAGACGATGTGACGAATGTAGTAAGGCAGATGTTATTTAAAATTGCGGCTTGCGCGTTTGTTTTTCTGATCATTTCGATTTTTATTATTTATAAATTACTAAATCACAGATTGTTGCCTTTGCAGGAAGCGAGTCAGTTGTTCAAGTCCATGTCTACGGGCGATCTTACTACCGAACTCAAGATTTATAACAACGATGAGGTGGGAAGCTTAAGCAAAGATACGAATCTTTTTCTGGAGAGTTTGAGACATTCCATAAATGAGATTCAAAAGATTTCTTATGAATTGGCCTCTTCGGCGGAAGAGCTCTCTTCCAGTTCGGAAAGTTTTTCTTCCACTGCGCAATCGACGGCAGCTTCCGTGGAAGAGATGTCGGCAACTTTGGAAGAAATCTCCGCAGGAATGGAAAATATTTCCGGGTCAACGGACAATCAGTATAGAAATGTTTCTGGCTTTAGGGAAAAAATAAAAGAACTTTCATCTAGCATTAATTATGTGGGAGGAGAAATCCAGAATACTCTGGACCAAGCCAAATCTATTTCCGAGCAGGCAAAAAAAGGAGAAGAGTCTTTGTCGGGGATGAATCAAATGATTTCCAATATTCTAAAGTCTTCCGGCGAAATGACAGCCATCGTAGGAATCATCAATGATATTGCGGATCAAACCAGTTTATTGGCATTGAACGCGAGTATCGAAGCGGCAAGGGCAGGAGACGCGGGAAGAGGATTTGCAGTTGTTGCGGAAGAGATTTCCAAACTTTCGGAAAAAACCGCATCCGCTATCAAATCCATTTCGGCAATGATTTCCAAAAACAGAGGGGAGTTGGATACCGGTGCGAAAGGGATTCAGTCTTCGACGGAAATGATTCATGCAATCATCAAAAATGTGGAACAAGTCACCGTTGCCATGGACAAACTGTATTCGATCACCGGCTCTCAACAAAATATCAATCGTGTTGTAACGGATAATGTGCAAACTGTAAGTTCCGAAGCTGAATCGGTGAAATTGGCAACGGATGAACAGAAAAAAGCCGTAATGGAAATCAATGACGTGATCAGCCAAATCAACGAACATACGATTAGTACCGCCTCCGGCGCAGAACAGATGTCAGCTTCTGCAAAAACGCTCTCTCATAATGCGGATAAACTCAGAAGTATAACAGATAAGTTCAAGATATAAGTGAAATCCCTTTCCATCTATCTCGCAGGTCCGGAAGTATTTTTGCCGGATGGTTACCAAGTTTTGCAAAATCACAAACGACTTTGCGAATCGAGAGGGTTTGTCGCATTTACTCCATTAGATGGAGAGCTACCTCCCGAAATGAAAAGAGATCTTTCCATGGCAAAACGGATCTTTGAAGTGAATTGCGAATTGATCCGCAAATCGGATATCATCATTGCCAATTGCAATTTTTTTCGAGGTGCTTGCACGGATGACGGAACTGCATTCGAAATCGGATACGGGTTTTCCTTGGGAAAAAAGATCTGGGGATACAGAAACAGTTTGGTTCCTTTGCATCAAATTACCGCGGAGATTATTCCCACTACGGATCATGATTCCGGTTATAAAATGGATGCAAACGGTTATCTGCTCAATGAGGATTTCGGGAATGCGATCAATCTGATGCTGGAATTTTCCATCTCGCAGTCTGGCGGTAAACTAATATTAGGTGGACTGACGGAAGTTCTGAACGAACTGGCTGGATCATAAGATCGCTCTGTCCAGAACTTACGTTTACGATTATGTAATTCCACCCAAACAAATATAT
The nucleotide sequence above comes from Leptospira kobayashii. Encoded proteins:
- a CDS encoding chemotaxis protein CheX, with amino-acid sequence MQIKADFINPFLEAATIVFRDVLQQDLIRGKIAIKDSPAPSHELAIVIGVVGSFSGEVVYSMNYDAAYKMSRKLVPGLSDEDVQNEYKDILGEIANMTTGNAMNIFTSAGQSVEITTPNIQESKTTSVRFNKKPTLSINLYSKFGRIEVNVAIA
- a CDS encoding tetratricopeptide repeat protein gives rise to the protein MIRIIVSFTLISFALSAQTNTNSNKKGIDALYKKDYPKAIEYFSETLKHSPTDAFANYNLACTYSILLSQCEDVKDENEIYKLLQKAIKSKPAYKNKLLNDQDLEILRGRYKFNEIAGITKRNILTKVTWYGPSPGAYGPLDQFSFFEDGTFVYTKKLFDEGALAQESYSGSYSWETDSKFQIQFKEKSPLSGEAQKQKFQRVKYSEGILEIQGFEHSFSDSSDRCSA
- a CDS encoding LIC_11490 family protein, with amino-acid sequence MLYAAFGMILVGVLCFLYVSLSPKSQKNDQNTKRSRPDQRDFAGSGYSSAYRRTPPSTVSPQLDERIRREREIADRRPAWEEPSLSYARSPEPKPSVVEKATILQETGEGLSEILPPEPAKIVQFEMDGILYFDHSGKIPFGSKDLGDSDTSEEDLRNFKRVGSAILKEEDGKFVFYSGNASYTYQSQDLEQVVFYDQGFVFLLKDGKAAKPVYFTNHLDQFKDFLTQATTI
- a CDS encoding tetratricopeptide repeat protein; this translates as MILKTKFPLIVSFLILGFFVPSVFSQSPDPNGEIFLPFPEKLKLDGSEINETTSPNSNSTGDNTSSSVSSTIVSTGKETGSNTGTTTAASVKNNPPGSSVSSVSATNSGSETSAKPKKKKKGKDDVPDPSEAPFQRGKAFLARNQKKNAETEFTESYSKEGKKVDPSRTENTNLFGLDSKDKEGTGLVEKIEDPDAKIKSQFELARSLDRMNQPESEEKAYKEYLKLVTSFPVHPELTPRTHLAIAVLLFRKQEYRPALHHLVKLIKEFKDSKDRPTAYYYAGRIYESAWVERDLERAKKYYDLYLQESENKELVPGNDFRKDAKERRRLIEVPLGI
- a CDS encoding nucleoside 2-deoxyribosyltransferase yields the protein MKSLSIYLAGPEVFLPDGYQVLQNHKRLCESRGFVAFTPLDGELPPEMKRDLSMAKRIFEVNCELIRKSDIIIANCNFFRGACTDDGTAFEIGYGFSLGKKIWGYRNSLVPLHQITAEIIPTTDHDSGYKMDANGYLLNEDFGNAINLMLEFSISQSGGKLILGGLTEVLNELAGS
- a CDS encoding DUF1566 domain-containing protein → MEASLGRKAVVFLVALYFADCSPVALENICDPIGGRYRNFVFIKSLLDNGDSFCGKTFLQTPPSALRYPGSPSSFANGSVISLSPSVTGNGLTFSILPALPEGVSIGTGNGVISGTYSSYAGLAQTYTVKASNSGGSVSYSFSLTFFGKPPLKTGQTQCWDGSGTSDSNCSLASSSGQDGKLQNGTTPSFTSATLVNSSDYITTDNNTGFVWKTCNENVPFIASSCDVPSGAADLTWVGAGTSCASLDSGNGYANKKGWKLASVKELSTIVNYFTIPATYSAFFPGAAGGGQWTRDSFAMSPSTDAWYLSLSEGVTGRTSQANTNRARCVQGGNIPQEMFRDNGDETVTDINTGLVWQKCGMGLSGSVCQTVVSSTSMIWSSALNACNTLSLSNRIWRLPSVSELKSIVNFTNTSVPINTTYFPGVTATTGYWTSTTVSASVTEAWVVHMNVGSENLLKNDANKASSYNVRCVSTGP
- a CDS encoding methyl-accepting chemotaxis protein — its product is MNRSSLKTILLITIAATAILLTVCISAFAYTTATEYVKDAYVDEIKQIARLSGDRVDQFFKNQEDLAEFISSNPVVISAVETRTAKTLNEILAVLFQKMKVYENVFISTPESNPLIFADSTGKALGFRWGGQNFDDNIKQTLAGNVFLSKVGASPVTGEPVALLTVPIKRGDKVIAILGLSLSLSSVTGELVSRVKIGTDGFITITGFDGTVVAHPDKSLILKFNASNTDWGKKLLAMKSGESMEYFFKKAKIASIYRLENRQISVMAVMSKDDVTNVVRQMLFKIAACAFVFLIISIFIIYKLLNHRLLPLQEASQLFKSMSTGDLTTELKIYNNDEVGSLSKDTNLFLESLRHSINEIQKISYELASSAEELSSSSESFSSTAQSTAASVEEMSATLEEISAGMENISGSTDNQYRNVSGFREKIKELSSSINYVGGEIQNTLDQAKSISEQAKKGEESLSGMNQMISNILKSSGEMTAIVGIINDIADQTSLLALNASIEAARAGDAGRGFAVVAEEISKLSEKTASAIKSISAMISKNRGELDTGAKGIQSSTEMIHAIIKNVEQVTVAMDKLYSITGSQQNINRVVTDNVQTVSSEAESVKLATDEQKKAVMEINDVISQINEHTISTASGAEQMSASAKTLSHNADKLRSITDKFKI